A segment of the Anopheles cruzii chromosome 2, idAnoCruzAS_RS32_06, whole genome shotgun sequence genome:
TACGATAGCTGCCGAAATGTGATCCTTTTGTTGTGTGGGTCCACAATGCACAGAAGGCCAAAGAAACGAACACGGTTGGGCCTTCTTGGACCATTCTTTTTCACGGGTCACCGCAAGGTTATCATACTCGCAAGAAGATGCGCCCCGTTCGAACGACGAGCTCCTTGCCCAACCAGGTTCCACCACAAACCCGGACGGGCGATGTCCTTACTCCGTCTGTGTTCTACGCGAGgggagaaaatcaatttcctaTTCATTCGCCGAAGGATTAGGCCAATGATGAATAGATAGATTGGCTACAGCTCTTCGGCTGCGGTTCCACGAGAGGTCTAGTCTATAAAAATCGTTTTTCACCATTCTCCCcagacgaccgaccgaccgaccgccgaggAGGCCCTAATACCTGTCAATAtggtccattttttatcaGCGTCATGGGCCACCTGATCAACGCCGACGGTGATGGGTCCCGTGGGGGATTCTCGGTGTTTGGCGAACGGGGGATTATGTTTGCCACATCGCAGCCTGTCGGCGGCAGCGAGGGTTGGCCAATGTTTACTACTCCATACCACCAGCGCCAAAAAGAGTTTCTGAAGTTCTGGTTTAACCTTCTCCACGGCGGCCAATAGAGGCATTCGCCGAGAATCCTTAATTAAAACGATATCAACGCTAATTGTTCAAATGAAACACATTCTTTCGTGATTCCTGGTTcactgctgctcctgctccgggtGGCTAGAATAATAGGGGCGCGCTCATGTTTCATCCCCTAAGCCGTCGGGATTCCCGCAGCGTCCGCCTGACGCTGATGGACGAAAATGGGGAAATAAATAGCATCGAAATGTTCCCGCGAAGGGTTGCCCGGCACTCGCACTGACTGCGTGCGCCAAACGGGAGGGCTTTAATATTGAAATCCCTTCGAGTACGAATTGTTGCATTAAACCGACACtcgaaccggcaccggcttgAGCGGCAACCGGTCGGACGCAATCCACTCGCCCTGCCCAAGGGGTGGCCACTGCGCTGAAGGTATTTACGTCAGGTTCCGGAGCGCGGTGGATCGAGGGAACACCACGGGCAAATTGATTCCAACGACAACGAGGGCGCCCTCTTGCAGTACGGgaaattttattgcaaaaataaCTGCTAATTGAGGATTTTTGAAATAGTTCTGCAAGCGGGCtagaaatgttgttttttcttgttagCATAAATCAACGTATTTGCATTAGACTGTAGTCTCTGCAAAGGACGCTCGTAAAATATGCTCTGGTGCGGTGCTATAACCGTTCTTTTTGAGGTAGGAGTCCTTATTTATAGATCACGGACCACAGGCTATTTTTAAGCGTTGCCGTTTCCTAAGGCGTTGGCTCTTAGTATACCTTTCACaggccacgccacgcgagTGGGGACACAATCGAGGGATTGTCGCTACGTGGCCGCGATATGCTGACGTGCGCGAAAGCGTGTGCTGGGGTCAGTTTAATCGGATTGATCGAACCAGATCACGTTCGCTCCACGGTGGGGCGTTGCTTTATGCTGTGGAGCGGTCCGTTCGAAAAGTGGGTTAAATGTAGTATGTTTTGTTGAGCCGTCACCGGGCTACACCCAACCAGGGGGTGTAGCTCAGATGGTAGAGCGCTCGCTTAGCATGTGAGAGGTACCGGGATCGATACCCGGCATCTCCAAGTAACTagattatttttttaagcCCCCTAAAACAGCCTCAACGAGACTTTTGATAGGAGTTTAATCCAGGAGCACTAGGAGCAAAAATAGAGAAAACGCGTTTAATTGTCGTGATTTTAACGGGgataatcgaaaaacaaaGATTTACTTAATGTTTTTGACAAAACTAAAGTCATTATCCGTTATCAATCCAAACTATTCTCCCAGTGGGGTACTGATTGCCGATAACGAAATAGCTTTAAAACTCGTATCAAAGCTCATTAAATTCACTCCGCCGTGTTGCTCCACAGACATCATCCCGGTCGTCCAGTCGTCCGACTCGGCGGAGACTCGCGAGTTTCTGCACACAATCGCTGAGCTGCTGGTCGACTATGTCAACGTACAGAACGACCGGAAGGAGAAGATCCTCGACTTCCACCACCCGGAGGACATGAAGAAGCTGCTCTCGCTGGACATCCCCGAGCAGGCGGTCACACTGCAACAGCTGGTGAAGGACTGCGCCATGACGCTGAAGTACCAAGTGAAGACGGGTAAGTTGATGTTTGGGGGCCCTTTTGGTGACGGGGACGCAACCGAAATCGGAACCCAAAAAGGACAACGGCAAACCGTTGGTTGGGAACCCTTCGCTGCAAGATGGCGGCACATAAATGGGAAAATAACGAAAAGTAGACGTATATCCGGATCAACATCAAACCCATCCGCCCCGGTTTTGTCCCGGGGACCGGCCGAGTCACAACGGATGGCAACAAATGCGTTCCACAAATTGGGCAACATTTTACCTTTTCGTCCTTCCGCCATCGGACTGTAGCTAATGCTGTCGGCGTGAAAAGCCGTGGCAACCTACTTACAAGTGTTCGCAGTGCGTTGATTGAACGGGCGGACCGTTTTGGCTTCTGCAGCACAATCTGGAACGGACGGAGCGTCAGGTTGGCAGAAGAACCATTTATCACTCGGCTGGCGTTGCGAGCGACACTTGGAACCATTTTCCGAccgcaccccccggggggaacgCTGCCTCTCATTAGGTTGCCCATTTAGAAGCAATTAACTTCACCTCGCAATAATTCCTGTGAGCATTCGTTCAATAAGCGACGCCAGATTTTTCCAAGATGGCCGACAGGATGGATCCGGGATGGAGTTTGTTGGCCGGATATTACCGGGCCTTATCATGCCACGGCTGGCGGGTGCTTCCTGTCATAACCGGCGGGCGGGTGTCCGAGATAAAATCGGCTCCTCTTCAGTGGGTGCTTAAGATGTCCCTGGAAAGAGCGGCTGAAATTCGACACCCTCTTCAACGGCCCAGTCAGCCTCTCGCCACAAGACTCCTAATCTGATTGTGCACTGTGTGCAAAGGACCGCAATTTCTGGGGGGAGCGCCGATATCAATCACCCTAGCAAAGGTCCTAATGAATTTTGGAAGCCTTTTTTAAGCAACTCTCTTGCACAAAACGATTTTTaatgaaactttccacaaAACAGTGTGCAGAATGAAGAAGAATCAATTGCAAGACTTTCAGGGGCTGGCGGGAGGCAGTTTCCCACCGTGCGGCCGCCCCCTCGTTCGGTGCTTCCGGACGTCAAAAGGCACTTTTCGCCCGTTCGGACACGTGGCTGAGATTAGATCAATAAACAGCAATAAATAGCGAGGGGACCGACGTAAACCGACATTTCCTGCGAACCCGGGCGTCCTGAGACCATTTGCAGCGATGCGTGTGACGAGGATGTCAGCCGCAGCCTCTCTGTCGACGGTGCGTGTGCCGGTGAGACAGCAGACACCGCGAGCAAGTGAAATATGTTAATGCACGATGAATTAGGATTAAATTTCGGTTGTAAGAgctgttttttctttgctcaAACTCTCAGCCGAGCAGAGGTAGCAGATTGAGTGCATTTTATTACCACCTAATTCCATTATGCTTAGGCCCAACAGGCTGCGGAGGGGCTCCGAAGGCCAACCATCCGCGGCCGGAAGGACGAAAAAGGGATAAGGCGGTGCGACTGACGTTGGCGTTGAATCAATTGTGTCGCCTATTCATCGGGGCGGTGTGTGGCTTGTGATTGATTGCGGTTTTTTGTTATCACCTCAGCAGCATTCCCTTCAGCATTAATTAATGTGGTAAGGCGGCACACCTAGGGCAGCCGTCGGCGGTGAAAAGTTATGTCGATGAGGGCAATTGTGCTGTGTTTAATAGAATAACTTTCACACAATGTGCTTCCAATGCGGCCCACGTCCTAGACAACTGAGGGCTTGAATGGTGCTAGAGCCCGCTAAGGATTCTCCTtaaaggaaggaaggaactCCTTAAGCATCTTGAAACGTTTTTGTGCGTTAAGCATCGGGTCAACTGAAATTCTAGACTCTCCAATGTAATCTTTTACtagtttactttattttttttactttagtTGGTTTACTTATTTTCTACAAAATCTGTTcccaaaaatattaaattaataaatttgcGTTGCAAAGCATGAGAGCTAGGAATTGCTTTTTTACGATAGAAAAAGATGCTTTATGCCACATTACAACACAATGGCTAGCCCATATCCTTTATCTATTGCTCatgctgtctctctctcgtaaTCCGTTTATCTTGCGGTGACCTAAACCCTCGAGGTAGCGCAATTTCTGCACCCAATCCCCCATTCCGCTTTACTGCACACATTGCAATCGAACTCGGCGCTACCCTAACCACACGCTCCGTGCCtcttccggaccggaagtgtcggccggacggccggccgccggcaaccTGCCCCCATTTCGGTCCGGTTCAATAGAATCGCAATCAGGATTGCAGGATTCCGCAAACCCGGCAGAGTGTATCGATGTAATGGAATAGAAAATGGCTCGACCCGATTCGATCCATGGTCGAAGGGTTAGCGAACAGTATCGCGTCGTAATCCTCATCGGCCCGGGGGCGAGGTTCCCCTCCGAAACCCTCACATCACTCGGGTGCGGAGTGTTGATTGTTGACATTCTTCATCCTATTGTATGTCCCTTTCTGGAAGTTGCTTGTGAAATTTTAATCCTTTTCGCAAACAACGCGCTTCACAAGCGCGATGTCTCCGATGAGTTTGGAGTGCGGTCAGCATCTGTTTTAGGTTCGATAGTGGTTGAGCGACATTTACATAAGCCCTCGGATCTCGGATAAGAGCAACGCGGTTCTTTCAGTCTTTCGGAGTCCTCCTGCTCGCCACGCGGTGCCGAGCAATCCGATGCGGGATTATGAGCGGGATGAGCGGGCTCGGTGTTAGGGAAGACCGATCACGGGATGGCAGGTTGGATCATTACGCTACATTTCGCACGGCAAGTGATTGTCTAGCGCTGCCGGCCCGGCATGAGTTCGACGACGCTCATAATTAATGATCCAGATTAGGCCTTAAAGCTGGGATTTCGGGGCGCTCGTGGTGATGGATTGGACAGGAGTCTATTAAAGGTAGTCGCTTTCCGCTAGGCCATCCGCATTTCTTCAACCAACTGTCGTGCGGGCTGGACGTGGTTTCGATGGCCGGCGAGTggctgacggcgacggccaacaCCAACATGTTCACGTACGAGATTGCACCGGTGTTCATCCTGATGGAGAACGTCGTCCTGTCGAAGATGCGCAAGATCATCGGCTGGGACGGTGGCGACTCGATCCTGGCGCCGGGCGGTTCCATCTCGAACCTGTACGCGTTTCTGGCCGCCCGCCACAAGATGTTCCCGAACTACAAGGAACACGGCGCCCGTGCCTTACCCGGTGAGCTGGTGATGTTCACCTCCGACCAGTGCCACTACTCGGTCAAGTCCTGCGCCGCCGTCTGCGGGCTCGGCACGGACAACTGCGTGATGGTGCCGTCCGACGAGCACGGCAAGCTGATTCCGGCCGAGCTCGAGCGGCTTATCGTGGAGCGGAAGGCACGCGGCCAGATCCCGTTCTTCGTGAACGCGACCGCCGGCACCACTGTGCTCGGGGCATTCGATCCGATCAACACCATTGCCGACATCTGCGAGAAGTACAACTGTTGGTTCCATGTTGACGTAAGTATGCAGCACTCTCCGaatgtttatttctttctcacaatttttctgcttccaAACATTAATCCATGCTTCCGTTCCTTTGTTTTAGGCCGCCTGGGGTGGTGGACTTCTGCTGTCCAACAAGTACCGCTCTCCGCGCTTCGATGGCATCGAGAGGTATGTATCGGTCTTAACCCCTAGTCCTTGCCATTATTTTCCGACTCCAATTCGCCCGTTTTTTGTGGGACAAAAATCGATACACTGGCCACGTACGCATCCCGCCGACCAGCATGAGCAGTCGCTTCGTTCGAGTCGAGTGCTGCAATTAGGAAAACAACGCGCTTTAATCTCTTTGCTagctaacaaaaaaaaaggaaaaaaaatggcaacgcTCGGCTGGAGTCAAACAATCACGGCCTCAAGGAGCCATTCCGCCGCTCAGCTGTTTCCGCCGAACGAGCCTTCGCATCGGCGGCTTTAATCACTCACCCGACTGTCAAAACGGCCTCACACAATGACGGCCTCTCTGAGGGGGTGCCCGGCCCCGATGGGAAGCATGACACCATGTGGGAAGTTGTCCGTCAATCCGTCGTCGGTGGGCACCACATCCGTCCCTTTCCGTGGCGTGGTTCCGGAACCAACCGAGAGGCCCCTTAAAACGGCCTCCAGCACCTGCTGGCAAGTGGGACAAAAGTGTAATCATTcttcgttcgcttccttctCTGCAAGAAACCCTGGTTGGCCTTGCGCttcgtgagtgtgtgtgtgtgtgtttggcaaaagaattttctttaaaatgaAAACTAACGACAAACGGGAAaaatcggtcggggtcggAGACGGCTGAAAGTAATAAAAGAgtgaggaaaattaaaataccgAACCGTGAAAAGTCAGGAAGCGGCCCACAACTGCCAACTGCTGCACaggaatcctttttcttcgggatcgctctctctctctctctctctctttcgctccctcCGTATCCCTCTCGCAGCACGCGGCTATTGATTTCCGTTGGTCGGGTGCCGGCTTGTTGCCGGTAGTAAAGCGGCAGGACGGAAATGGTACGCATCGGAGGCTACTGTAACTAATTGTTCCGAAATTAAATTCCTTCGGCGGAGGTCCCGGGGGTTAGGCAACAGCTTGGCCGACATTTGCCTGCGATAGATGGTGGGGTCGATTTTGCTGGAACCGTGAAGGATGTTAACATTAGGCGTCCTTGCGGGAAGAATGAAATGAGTTTTCTTTTGGCTGCTTGTATTTTGAAAAACTTTAACGAAAAAAGGCCTTTACACTTTAAAATAATATCATAAAAAGAATGACACGAATAATAGAAAATCATGCCAATTACGCGGGCCAACCGTGTGTGGCCTATTTTTTATGTCATGTGCTTCAAAATCGGCCGCGCTTTTCGATCGTTGCATAATTAATAACAGCCGCCCGGCAGCCCCGGGTGTCCCGAATCCGCTAAATCTGTCCAATCATTAACGGGGCGGCCACTGCGCCTGCCGGCACCACATCGGCAGCATGAAACTGTCATTAGGCTAAAAGCTTTCCGGCCGATTTTGAAAGTGGGCCGACTGGTGAAAGTGCGCCGCCAGAAAGTTAACGGAAAATGAATTGTAATTTTATGATAATCCTTCCGGTGGACCGCAAAAACCGAATCTTGTTGGTGCCTTTTGTGCGGCTGTTGTCTGAAACCACGAAAACCCATGCCGGAACGGGAATTGAGTAACAATTAGCGTTAAGAGATATGATTGGAAAGATTTTCCTGGGCTTTCCGGATCAGTTTTATAGCAACGATTGCCGACGGCCGCGgtgttaaatttaattaaaattctcgGGTTTTTACCATTGAAAAGTACCACGGAAGTGTGtctaaatatttcattaatttcccAGCACTCGCACTACCGTCGCATTTCCCAGCGCACTACGGCGAGGGTTACAGCAACGCAGGGAATCGACAGTGCCCCTATGGACGCTGTAGTTTAGCGTTTAAAATTAATGGTGGAAATGGCGCTTAAAAACTGTGCATGAATTACGGGCGGATTATGTAGAGAGCTCCGTTGGGCATTAAAAATTAGCCCAAGCTGAGAGTACGGGCCGCAGTTTATCAAAAGTGTGACTGGTGTAATCCTGGCTCGTGAAATGGTTACACCTGCGACACCTTAATTCTGCTAGCCAGGATGAGTGAGCAGGGCTTCAAATGTTTCCAGGCCAAGTCCGTGCTCCAAAAGCAGACATTGTAAATAGCCAGACATTGAGTTATAGAACTTTTGAGCATAGACATTCTTCAACCTAAATTTACTATGCTCCTTCCTAGGGGTTTAGTTGTGCGCAAAGATTCAATTCCATTCTCGCTTCTCCACAAGACATTAATCCGTAACGTCAACTTCAGTACTTCCTTCCGACGCCAGTGTCAACTCACCGGATAAACTGCATTCAAATTTTCCCCGAATCTGTACAAACAGCGATAAGCTACTCCGGGTTCGAATGCAAATGGGAGCGCCAATCTGTGTTCGGCCGTTTCAGCACTGGGCGAGCTCATGAAAAAAGTGGCACTCGTTGTgtacattaaattaattccTAAACACTCCTTCGGGTATTGCGGTAGCGTCGACGATGGATGTTGTGGAAAAATTTGTCACCACACTGGAACGTTACCCGGAGGAACCCCTtttcgggtcgggccgggcacaCCCTTCTGTCAAGCGAACCCATCGCCCTTACAGTTGCTAACCCACCAGACCGTTCAATGTCCCCTTCCGCTTTTCTTCCAGATGCGACTCGATCACGTGGAACCCGCACAAACTGATGGGAGCCCTGCTGCAGTGTTCATCGATTCACTTCAAGGAGGACGTAAGTTCAGGAAGAGGGTTGGTGGGCTTGCCGTGATTGAATTTTGCTAGCCATTCAGCTCGTGAGGTGCCGGGAGGTGTACTTACGAACCGCCGGTTCTGACGTGATGAGCTCATAAATCAAGCACATTTTAATATCAACAATATGGTCCCGGCCAGCCGTGTGGTTTTTTTGCGATAAAATTACAATTTTTACTGACTTCTGAGGTCAACCTAGAATCTATAAAATGGCACTGCTGTCGTCCACTCTGTCCGGTATGATGGCCAGCGGCAGGTTGTGCTGTGAGAAATGGCGCCAGCTTCTGCCAGCGAACTGCCCATTCCGATGATGAAAGTTTAGTCTCGTAATCTTTAAATCCTCCGAAAAACTCCTCAATCCGCTTTCCGATTACCGCTCCAGCCAGTCTCGGGAAACAAGTCGGGCCTTGTCCGATGCGGGAAAAGCGCTCAGGCAAATTGATGAACCATGTTCGGGCCGGAGCACGCCGGTTCGGGAGGATGGTGCTATTTACTTTACGATTGATTgcccaccgtgcaccgtgtgaGAGCGCCCTCCGGTGGCAGATGTGCCGGTTTCCATGATGCTGCCCGGCTCAAACAGTGTTACAACTCAATCAAGCGATTTGGACACTTTTGCGGGAGTGACGAAACGTGGGAAGCTACGCTGCGTTTTTGAAGAAATGAGTGTTAAAGGAGTCGGGAAAACGGGATCTGAAATTCTGAACTTCTCGATATCAGACAGTAAGGCTTCTCTCGCATTCTAGGGCCTCCTGATTAGCTGCAACCAGATGTCGGCCGAGTACCTGTTCATGACCGACAAACTGTACGACATCAGCTACGACACCGGCGACAAGGTGATCCAATGCGGTCGCCACAACGACGTCTTCAAGCTGTGGCTGCAGTGGCGCTCCAAGGGTACGGAGGGCTTCGCCAAGCACATGGACCATCTGATGGAGCTGGCCGAGTACGAGGTGCGCCGCATCCGGCAGCAACCGGACAAGTTCTACCTGATCATGGAGCCGGAGCTGGTGAACGTGTCGTTCTGGTACATTCCGAAGCGTTTGCGTGGAGTGCCGCACGACGCGAAGAAGGAACAGGAACTGGCGCGGATCTGTCCCATCATCAAGTCGCGCATGATGCAATCCGGCACGCTGATGGTCGGCTACCAACCGGACGATCGTCGCCCGAACTTTTTCCGCTCGATCATCTCGTCGATCGCCGTCACCGAGGCCGACGTAGATTTCATGCTCAACGAGATCGATCGTCTGGGGCAAGACTTGTAAGGTGCCTCCGTGCGC
Coding sequences within it:
- the LOC128268813 gene encoding glutamate decarboxylase, with the protein product MTSINVDKYKLSDKTAKLTAKDIIPVVQSSDSAETREFLHTIAELLVDYVNVQNDRKEKILDFHHPEDMKKLLSLDIPEQAVTLQQLVKDCAMTLKYQVKTGHPHFFNQLSCGLDVVSMAGEWLTATANTNMFTYEIAPVFILMENVVLSKMRKIIGWDGGDSILAPGGSISNLYAFLAARHKMFPNYKEHGARALPGELVMFTSDQCHYSVKSCAAVCGLGTDNCVMVPSDEHGKLIPAELERLIVERKARGQIPFFVNATAGTTVLGAFDPINTIADICEKYNCWFHVDAAWGGGLLLSNKYRSPRFDGIERCDSITWNPHKLMGALLQCSSIHFKEDGLLISCNQMSAEYLFMTDKLYDISYDTGDKVIQCGRHNDVFKLWLQWRSKGTEGFAKHMDHLMELAEYEVRRIRQQPDKFYLIMEPELVNVSFWYIPKRLRGVPHDAKKEQELARICPIIKSRMMQSGTLMVGYQPDDRRPNFFRSIISSIAVTEADVDFMLNEIDRLGQDL